In Brachypodium distachyon strain Bd21 chromosome 2, Brachypodium_distachyon_v3.0, whole genome shotgun sequence, one genomic interval encodes:
- the LOC112270594 gene encoding uncharacterized protein LOC112270594: MEIKQAGGMPLSLELSSVILRSSFDVVLIAVAGRAPCSGARSVRDIIFINNQHMSVHAVGAVVGDVDILHALGRTFFINKWHHQGMVAMPMWCPLRHRNTRRQAGVFSRCLKHNNTHKLNLQGQHARTTHVVKHALFFHHGGMSLSPELSNLMIAVRAVRHILAPARAMRDAASSTTSCQHQQPSCAMTRTWTSSIPCPPQAERYLAEQGVVSIYKLADIYLNAAASGGPVVGDFCIVRVIGRCPSTRSSPPLSNDTAHGGLLCGVYQYTAIQGSLLTCPSSIRRRDAAAHGSLLLGVRRDTTIQGARLSASFIDRRLHGVCGDITIHGARLGALFNNFMSCMSPLVATFYVVSAKTPRYGALVLAHPSQVSAAPGGLLRGVR; the protein is encoded by the exons ATGGAGATAAAGCAGGCAGGAGGCATGCCGTTGTCTCTAGAGCTTAGCAGCGTGATTTTGCGATCATCTTTTGACGTGGTCCTGATTGCTGTCGCGGGCCGTGCGCCATGTTCCGGCGCCCGCTCAGTGCGGgacatcatcttcatcaatAATCAGCACATGTCCGTCCATGCCGTTGGTGCGGTCGTGGGCGATGTCGACATACTGCACGCCCTAGGCAGGACGTTCTTCATCAACAAGTGGCATCATCAAGGCATGGTAGCCATGCCCATGTGGTGTCCACTGAGACACCGCAATACACGGCGTCAGGCGGGTGTCTTCTCCCGCTGCCTCAAGCACAACAACACACACAAGCTCAACCTGCAAGGGCAGCATGCACGTACAACGCATGTTGTAAAGCATGCGCTCTTCTTTCATCATG GAGGCATGTCGTTGTCTCCGGAGCTTAGCAATCTCATGATTGCCGTCCGGGCCGTGCGCCACATTCTGGCACCTGCCCGAGCGATGCGGGACGCCGCGTCTTCAACAACATCCTGTCAACATCAACAGCCATCGTGTGCGATGACGCGGACATGGACGTCGTCTATACCGTGCCCGCCCCAGGCGGAGCGCTACCTTGCTGAACAGGGCGTCGTCTCCATCTACAAGCTAGCCGACATCTATTTGAACGCCGCCGCCAGTGGCGGCCCAGTTGTTGGCGATTTCTGCATCGTTCGTGTCATCGGGAGGTGTCCGTCGACCCGCAGCTCTCCCCCATTGTCAAACGACACCGCTCATGGCGGCCTTCTATGTGGTGTCTATCAATACACCGCAATACAGGGCTCCCTGCTTACATGTCCTTCATCGATCCGGCGTCGTGATGCCGCCGCACATGGCAGCCTTCTACTTGGTGTCCGTCGAGACACTACCATACAGGGCGCCCGTCTTAGCGCATCCTTCATCGACCGCCGTCTACATGGTGTCTGTGGAGACATCACCATACACGGCGCCCGCCTTGGCGCACTTTTCAACAACTTCATGTCATGCATGTCACCGCTCGTGGCGACCTTCTACGTGGTGTCCGCTAAGACACCGCGATACGGGGCGCTCGTCTTGGCGCATCCTTCACAGGTTAGTGCTGCTCCtggcggccttctacgtgGTGTCCGCTGA
- the LOC104582675 gene encoding uncharacterized protein LOC104582675 — MGGISCNCCCQGNVLLLCHLRLGTLVPAILKKKNMYSLIDSQFMNSIGLRIVVAIDSWEIMFVKILNDSQNSMTCVLRNTQIIPLFRGMKLAQMFLPTSLLRIKMSCLELSSMSLK, encoded by the exons ATGGGTGGGATATCCTGCAACTGTTGCTGCCAAGGGAATGTTTTGTTACTTTGCCATCTCAGATTAGGTACCCTTGTGCCTGCTATTTTAAAG aagaaaaacatgtaTTCGCTGATCGATAGCCAGTTCATGAATTCAATTGGTTTAAGGATCGTTGTGGCTATTGATTCTTGGGAGATTATGTTTGTAAAG ATTTTGAATGACAGCCAAAATAGCATGACATGTGTGCTCAGGAACACACAAATCATTCCTCTGTTCAG GGGCATGAAGTTAGCTCAAATGTTTCTGCCCACGAGCTTGTTGCGGATCAAGATGTCTTGTTTGGAGCTTTCTTCCATGAGTCTCAAATAG